The sequence TCAGCACGTAAATCATCATTCAAGGCTGGCGATGGACATTCTTCAATTAATTTTTGCATACGGCGTTGAACTGTACAATCACGTTCACCAACATAAACTGCATTCCCAAAGTTATCTGCCATTACTTGAATTTCTACATGACGGAAATCTTCAATGAATTTTTCAAGGTAAACACCTGGGTTACCAAAAGCAGCGGCTGCTTCTTTTTGTGTAATTGTTACGCCTTCGATAAGCTCTTTCTCATCGCGTGCAACACGAATACCTTTACCGCCACCACCTGCAGTTGCTTTGATGATAACTGGGTAGCCAATACCTTCAGCAACTTCGCATGCGTTCTCGATACTTTCAACAATTCCCACAGAACCTGGAACGACTGGCACACCAGCTGCACGCATTGTTTCACGCGCTTCATCTTTAGTACCCATTTGTGAAATAGCTTCTGGTGAGGGACCGATAAAGATCAGTTTACACTCGCGACAAATTTCAGCAAAATCAGGGTTCTCAGATAAGAAACCATAGCCTGGGTGAATCGCATCACAATCAGTAAGTTTTGCAACGCTGACAATGTTGCTTGTGTTTAAGTAACTTTCTGTAGATGGTGCTGGACCAACACAGTATGCTTCATCTGCTAATTGTACATGCAATGCATCTTGATCAGCAGTTGAATAAATCGCTACACTTTCAATACCTAATTCTTTACAGGCACGAATAATACGAACAGCGATTTCTCCACGGTTAGCAATTAAAATACGCTTAATCATTTTTTTCGTCCCCTTTAATCTTCTTTAATTTTAAATAACGGTTGATCAAATTCTACAAGCTGACCACTCTCAGCAAGAATTTCGACAACTTCACCACTAACATCTGATTTGATTTCATTAAATAATTTCATTGCTTCAATTATACAAACAACTTGGCCTTTTGATACACGATCGCCAACTTTTACAAAATCAGGTACATCTGGGCTTGAAGCGCTGTAGAATGTTCCTACCATTGGTGATTTAATTGCAGTTCCAGCTGTTTCTTGTGGTTGTGTAGCAACAGGTGCTGCTGGCGCTTCCACTGCTGGTGCTGTTTGTTGTACTTGTGGCGCTTGAACAATTGCAGCTGGGGCAGCTGTTACGAGTTGTTCTTCTTTTTTAAGTGATAATTCCCCTTGCTCTGTTTTGAATTTAAACTCTGTTAAGCTCGACTCATCAACTAACGAAATAATTTCTTTAATCTCTTTTAACGATAACATTATATGCACTCCCTTAATTTTGTTGTTTAGTTTACTACATAAAATAATGACATGATTGCAGACTGAAGACAAACGTCAAATGAAGTTGCTCCTACTTGTTTACTCGGTTTTTTCTACCCCAAATTCACACGTGGCCCCTGGCAATTCAACGTTTCCATTCAGTCTTCCTAACTTATAGAAGCATTGCTCAAACATACATTTTATTCTCTATAAGTTCAATGACTTCTAATATACCATTAAAAATGTACATTCATCGATTAATTTTAGCACATTTTTACATATTATAAAATAAAAACTGCCCTTTATCTTTTAACTTAGATAAAGAACAGCCTGAATTTTGGTATTTAAAAGTGATGTTTATAAGATAATCAAATCTTTTGGTGAATGTGTTAAGACCTCAATACCATCCGTTTTGATAAGGATATCATCTTCAATACGCACGCCACCGATTCCCGGTAAATAAATACCTGGTTCATCTGTAATAATATTCCCCGCTTCTATCACATGCGGTGATTTTGCTGAAGCATTCGGTCCTTCATGAATTTCTAGTCCAATACCGTGACCTAACGAATGTCCAAAGGCTTCGCCGTATCCTGCTGCTGTAATTACATCACGTGCAATTTTATCAATCTCGATACCTGTTTGACCAGCACGAACTTGATCGATCACCGCTAAGTTTGCTTTAAGTGTTACATCATAGATTTCGCGTAACTTATCGCTTGGTTCACCAACCGCGATTGTACGTGTCATATCCGAAACATACCCATTGTAATAACAACCAAAATCAAGCGTAACAAAATCACCTGTTTCGATTATTTTATTCGATGCGACACCATGTGGCATTGCTGAACGATGTCCAGATGCTACGATTGTATCAAACGATGCACCTGTTGCACCTTGTCTCATCATATTAAACAATAACTCATTCGATACTTCTTGTTCAGTTACTCCTGGACGAATAAAATCTAAAATTGCACTAAACGCGTTATCACTAATAGCGATAGCTTGTTTAACGACTTCTATTTCAGCAGCATCTTTCACCATACGTAATGCTTCAAAAAGACCACTTACTGGTTCAAGATTAACTCCAAATGATTTCACTAATTCTTGTTTTAATGTCACAGTTACATAATCCGCTTCATAGTGTAGCGTTTTCAATTGATGCGTTTGTAAACATTTGTTAGCTTCTTCAAACATTGACGAATGATGCTCTACGACTGTAAATTCACTACATTCAGCAGTCGCCTGTTCAGTATAGCGGAAATCCGTAATAAAGTAAGCGGCCTCCTGAGTAATAATTGCAATACCAGTTGATCCAGTAAAACCTGTCGCATAGCGCAGATTATAAGGACTTGTCACAAGTACGGATTCAATCCCTTGTTCGTCCATTTTCTTGCGTATTTTCTCTATTCTTTGCATGATAACATCCCCTTTATCTTTAGATATATACTGCTTCAGTATACCATATTTTAGTCCTGTTAGAATATTCTAACAATACTTACTTTTTTATTAGATATCTGTTTCACTTTGTTATAGCATTAACTGTTTTTATGCTATACTAATAGTTATCTTTTACAGACAGAAAGGAAGCACAAACATGAGTGAATCTAAGAGTGTTTATGGGGGCCAGGCTGTCATCGAAGGTGTGATGTTTGGTACTGGAAAACACACAGTTACTGCCGTTCGTCACGCGGATGACAGTCTGAGTTATTACTATTTAGAAAGACAATCAAAACCATGGGCGCAAAAATTAAAAAAAGTGCCTCTTATCCGTGGAGTAATTGCTTTGTTAGAATCGACTAAAATCGGTGGACAACATTTAAATTATTCAGCGGAACAACAAGAAGAACCGGAAAAAGAACCAGAAAAGAAACGTTCAAAAATCATTGATACGAGCCTTTATATTGGTATTGCGATATTGGGAGTATTCACCTTCCTCTTCGCTAAATTCGCTTTAACCTTAATCCCTGTTTTTTTAGCAGGTCTTCTACAACCAATTTTCCCTGGACATGCCTTACAAGTTGTCTTAGAAAGTGTTTTCAAACTGATTTTATTGGTTACTTATTTGTTAGCAATTTCACAAACAAAGTTGATAAAAACAGTTTTTCAATATCATGGATCAGAACACAAGGTCATTAATTGTTATGAAAGTGGACAAGAACTCACGGTTGCTAATGTCCAAAAAGCAACGCGTCTACATTATCGCTGTGGTTCAAGTTTTATTTTATTTACAGTGATCATTGGCATGTTTGTTTATTTCTTCTTCCCAACCGATCCATTTTGGTTACGGATATTATCTCGTATTCTTTTAATTCCAGTTGTTATGGGAATTTCTTTCGAAGTATTGCAGGCAACAAATAAATGTCGTAATATTCCTGTTTTAAAGTACTTGGGGTATCCAGGTTTATGGTTACAGCTTCTAACGACAAAAGAACCCACAGATAAACAAGTTGAAGTTGCAATTGCTTCTTTCAAAGCACTACAAGAAATCGAACATACGCCATCTTTATTGGAAACAGATGCTCGTTTCGTGAAAGCGGATCCTTTATTAGCAGGAAAGATTGTCAGTAATTAGTATAATTTAAAAATAAACAGAAATATCTCTTTATTAACAACACAACTATCGCTATAATTAAGAGGTATTGAATTAACTAAGAAGAGGTGTCACTATTGAAATTCTTGATTACACTATTGGTGGTTATTGCCGCTATTGTTCTTTACCAACTCTATTTTGTTGTTCGCGCACGACGTATTGTTACGCGCTTAACAGAAGATGAATTCAAACAAGGGTATCGTAAAGCTCAATTAATTGATGTTCGTGAACAACGTGAATTTGACGCAGGACATATTCTAGGTGCTCGTAACATTCCTTTTTCACAATTCCGTCAACGTTCTAATGAACTTCGTACAGATTTACCAATCTACATTTATTGCCAAGGTTCTGCTCGTAGCAACCGTTTCGCTATCAAAATGGCGAAAAAAGGTGCAAAAGATATCTACCAACTTAAAGGTGGTTATCAAGGGTGGAAAGGTAAAACAAAAGCAAAATAAGGCAGTTATCACTTTATTTATTTAAAAAGACTATTTCCATCAAATGGGAATAGTCTTTTTTTGTTTTTTACATCTACTCATAATAAAAGTGAGACATCTTTTTTCCAATTCATTTCATCTTCGTACTCACTAAGATAGCTATTTTATCTCTCCTGAGATGAAAAATGCCCCCACTCTTGCATGATACACAAGAACGGGGGTTATGTTTATTCGATATTCTTAATGATAGGTTGCTTCCCACATCTTCTCACGTACTGCTGTTTCAGCATCAGTAATTGTGATGGTATTGAGTTTCTCTGAGACGGCTTGCTTCACAACAGCTGTTGCTACTGCTAACGATGCGTGTTGTAAATCAGCTACTTTCGGCAATAGCGGTGCACCTACAACACTCGTATCAACTAAATTAGCTACGGCATTCGCTGCAGCACTAAGCATTCCCATTGTAATTCGTTCTGCCTGACAAACGACAGCTCCTAATCCTAACCCTGGGTACAATAACGCATTGTTAGCTTGTCCAATTGTGTAAGTCACACCTTTGTAGTCAACAGGTGCAAACGGACTGCCTGTCACTACGAGGGCTTGTCCATTAGTCCACTTGATAATGTCTTCTGGTTTAGCTTCAGATAAGCGGGTTGGGTTTGATAACGGAATAATGGCGGGTTGTTCTGATACCTCAGCCATTGCTCTGACAACATCTTCTGTAAAGGCACCTGTAACACCTGATGCACCAATTAACATGGTGGGTTTAAGTTGTTTAATAACTGCGACTAAATCTGTCGTATCAAGGTCACCTAATTCTGAACGTTCATGTGCAAACTGTTTTTGCCCGTCTGTTAAATCC comes from Brochothrix thermosphacta DSM 20171 = FSL F6-1036 and encodes:
- a CDS encoding M24 family metallopeptidase, translating into MQRIEKIRKKMDEQGIESVLVTSPYNLRYATGFTGSTGIAIITQEAAYFITDFRYTEQATAECSEFTVVEHHSSMFEEANKCLQTHQLKTLHYEADYVTVTLKQELVKSFGVNLEPVSGLFEALRMVKDAAEIEVVKQAIAISDNAFSAILDFIRPGVTEQEVSNELLFNMMRQGATGASFDTIVASGHRSAMPHGVASNKIIETGDFVTLDFGCYYNGYVSDMTRTIAVGEPSDKLREIYDVTLKANLAVIDQVRAGQTGIEIDKIARDVITAAGYGEAFGHSLGHGIGLEIHEGPNASAKSPHVIEAGNIITDEPGIYLPGIGGVRIEDDILIKTDGIEVLTHSPKDLIIL
- the accB gene encoding acetyl-CoA carboxylase biotin carboxyl carrier protein, with the translated sequence MLSLKEIKEIISLVDESSLTEFKFKTEQGELSLKKEEQLVTAAPAAIVQAPQVQQTAPAVEAPAAPVATQPQETAGTAIKSPMVGTFYSASSPDVPDFVKVGDRVSKGQVVCIIEAMKLFNEIKSDVSGEVVEILAESGQLVEFDQPLFKIKED
- the accC gene encoding acetyl-CoA carboxylase biotin carboxylase subunit; the encoded protein is MIKRILIANRGEIAVRIIRACKELGIESVAIYSTADQDALHVQLADEAYCVGPAPSTESYLNTSNIVSVAKLTDCDAIHPGYGFLSENPDFAEICRECKLIFIGPSPEAISQMGTKDEARETMRAAGVPVVPGSVGIVESIENACEVAEGIGYPVIIKATAGGGGKGIRVARDEKELIEGVTITQKEAAAAFGNPGVYLEKFIEDFRHVEIQVMADNFGNAVYVGERDCTVQRRMQKLIEECPSPALNDDLRAEMGDAAVKAAQAVNYSGAGTIEFIFDYHQNKFYFMEMNTRIQVEHPVTEMVYGIDLIKEMISIANNNPLSVKQEDLKSNGWAIECRINAEDPTNNFMPSAGLINFYLPPGGYGVRVDSAAYPGYRIPPYYDSMVAKLIVHGDTREEAIARMKRALAEFSIEGVKTTIPFHQRVLNHEKFIDADFNTKFLETYDVMNNNA
- a CDS encoding DUF1385 domain-containing protein; this translates as MSESKSVYGGQAVIEGVMFGTGKHTVTAVRHADDSLSYYYLERQSKPWAQKLKKVPLIRGVIALLESTKIGGQHLNYSAEQQEEPEKEPEKKRSKIIDTSLYIGIAILGVFTFLFAKFALTLIPVFLAGLLQPIFPGHALQVVLESVFKLILLVTYLLAISQTKLIKTVFQYHGSEHKVINCYESGQELTVANVQKATRLHYRCGSSFILFTVIIGMFVYFFFPTDPFWLRILSRILLIPVVMGISFEVLQATNKCRNIPVLKYLGYPGLWLQLLTTKEPTDKQVEVAIASFKALQEIEHTPSLLETDARFVKADPLLAGKIVSN
- a CDS encoding rhodanese-like domain-containing protein, whose amino-acid sequence is MKFLITLLVVIAAIVLYQLYFVVRARRIVTRLTEDEFKQGYRKAQLIDVREQREFDAGHILGARNIPFSQFRQRSNELRTDLPIYIYCQGSARSNRFAIKMAKKGAKDIYQLKGGYQGWKGKTKAK